The Populus alba chromosome 6, ASM523922v2, whole genome shotgun sequence genome contains a region encoding:
- the LOC118057928 gene encoding protein GLUTAMINE DUMPER 2 translates to MAAREPFNVTERAPKTGAVTPHSPWHSPVPYLFGGLAAMLGLIAFALLILACSYWKLSGYLESGNEGGERDLEAGEGENKSGDGSEKKPIAFEEKILVIMAGEVKPTFLATPMSSRSTSFGDTSSEKSCSCSSEKSEKLGNVNDVEMVKQGNTDEDHQVQSGDMDSHESSSQNH, encoded by the coding sequence atggCTGCAAGAGAACCCTTCAACGTGACAGAAAGAGCACCAAAAACTGGCGCAGTTACACCTCACTCACCATGGCATTCACCTGTACCGTATTTGTTTGGTGGGTTAGCGGCCATGCTTGGTTTGATTGCTTTTGCCCTCTTAATTCTTGCATGTTCTTACTGGAAACTATCTGGGTACCTGGAGAGTGGCAATGAAGGAGGTGAAAGAGACCTTGAAGCTGGAGAAGGAGAGAATAAGAGCGGTGATGGTAGTGAGAAAAAGCCTATTGCTTTTGAAGAGAAGATTTTGGTTATCATGGCTGGTGAAGTCAAGCCAACTTTCTTGGCCACGCCAATGTCTAGTAGGTCAACTTCATTTGGTGATACTAGTAGTGAGAAGAGTTGTTCTTGCAGTAGTGAAAAGAGTGAGAAATTGGGGAATGTTAATGATGTTGAGATGGTGAAACAGGGGAATACTGATGAAGATCATCAGGTTCAAAGTGGGGACATGGACAGTCATGAATCTTCCAGTCAAAACCATTGA